TTATGGGTCCGTCGGCCTCGAGCCTCACCTCCACCCGGTCCTCAGCCCCGGTTGTGGACAGGTCCTTAACAGAGGTTGACCCGGCCACGGCCGTTTGGCTTTCCGTGGACTTGGTTAACGCCTTCTCACTGGCGCATGCCGCGACAGCCAGTGGCAAGGCTAGGAAGATATACACCAACCTCCTGGGGAACGTAATCACGGATCAACCCTCCTCTCGTCTGAGTTGCAATGGGGTGTCTATGGTCGTGAATTTGCCGGGAGCCGCCCCCGGCTTGCGGATCTTCTCCTTCAACAGGATGAAATCGGGTTGCATCTCAACAACCTTTCCGCATCTCTTGCCCACGTACATGTTCTTGTACACTGTGTAACCCTTGCCGTCCGGCGTTTCAATCAGGGCCACCGGGCCTTTATCAGTCTCGATTATGCCAGCCAGTTTCAGGGAATCCAGGTCAAATCCTTCCAAAAGCTCTCTGGGCCTGTCCGGCTCACAAAGATCCTCTGCAATCACTTCAGCCTCCACCCCGCTTATGGCCACCAGCGCCCGGAATGGATCTCTCCGGCCGACTGGATTGTAGCGCTCTTCGGGTTTCATGGAAGTGGGCCTCGCCTCCCCTTTCTCCAATGCGCCCAGGACGCTCTGGCTGGTTTCCGCCTGAGCCAGCTGGGTGGCCTTT
This DNA window, taken from Nitrospinota bacterium, encodes the following:
- a CDS encoding pilus assembly protein PilP; protein product: MKGKITIAVCVAAIAGYVAYTYFFRGAAEDESANVRASFNSLSLGIASGNMQMAQSFLAPDFTDAKISKEDFLKVLAIRRKVYNARITSVTMQGDLASVSYTRTEVRGEDGEPINSKVVGETWLRDKKKPGVWKLGKLAEGDTWSRSMEIPKKATQLAQAETSQSVLGALEKGEARPTSMKPEERYNPVGRRDPFRALVAISGVEAEVIAEDLCEPDRPRELLEGFDLDSLKLAGIIETDKGPVALIETPDGKGYTVYKNMYVGKRCGKVVEMQPDFILLKEKIRKPGAAPGKFTTIDTPLQLRREEG